A stretch of the Rhizomicrobium sp. genome encodes the following:
- a CDS encoding serine hydrolase domain-containing protein — protein MELSRRSIVAGAAGLAAATAVKSKAASLDPSFAEVRAAAADTISKGATPGLMIAIAHGWRTVFREGFGSANLECFTPVVPETVFHIGSMTKQFTAAAILRLQEQGLLAVDDPLSRFIPDFPDAAAVTLRQLLTHTSGLHNFTADLFPYTMLQSQDISLAKLVAYLSKQAVEYDFEPGTAHSYSNSGFVLLGAVIEKVTGETYSTYLKREVLDRARLKSTVVDRVSDVVPHRASGYEVWGPGNFHNALFISMSIPRAAGALRSTAEDLLAWHRALFAGDVITPASLALMLEPSRLKNGDLASTNARPAPKKPPTSNYGMGLIVDELEGEKFVQHPGAINGFTADMVTFPRLGLSLAVLSNGPVADELVDQILPGVLRGAIRADGK, from the coding sequence ATGGAGCTCAGTCGACGGAGCATAGTAGCGGGAGCGGCGGGTCTTGCCGCCGCCACGGCGGTGAAAAGCAAAGCGGCGTCGCTTGACCCGTCTTTCGCCGAGGTCCGTGCGGCCGCCGCGGATACGATCTCAAAGGGCGCCACGCCAGGGCTGATGATCGCCATCGCACATGGCTGGCGTACGGTGTTCCGGGAAGGATTCGGGAGCGCGAACCTCGAGTGCTTTACGCCGGTAGTGCCGGAGACGGTGTTCCACATTGGCTCGATGACCAAGCAGTTCACGGCTGCCGCGATCCTACGATTGCAGGAGCAGGGGTTGCTGGCGGTGGACGATCCGCTGTCGAGGTTCATCCCCGACTTCCCGGACGCGGCTGCCGTCACGCTTCGGCAGCTGCTGACACACACTTCCGGATTGCACAATTTCACCGCGGACCTGTTTCCGTACACGATGCTGCAGAGCCAGGATATCAGCCTTGCCAAGCTCGTTGCGTATCTCTCGAAGCAAGCGGTGGAATACGATTTCGAGCCGGGAACCGCGCACAGCTACAGCAATAGCGGATTTGTGCTCCTGGGGGCCGTGATCGAGAAGGTCACCGGCGAAACCTATTCGACATATCTGAAACGAGAAGTTCTGGATCGCGCCCGCCTCAAATCCACCGTGGTGGATCGGGTGTCGGACGTGGTTCCACACCGCGCGTCCGGCTACGAGGTCTGGGGACCGGGAAATTTCCACAATGCGCTTTTCATCTCGATGTCGATCCCGCGAGCGGCGGGCGCTTTGAGATCGACGGCCGAGGATTTGCTGGCCTGGCATCGCGCGCTATTCGCCGGAGACGTCATAACGCCGGCAAGTCTGGCGCTGATGCTCGAGCCGTCGCGATTGAAGAACGGGGATTTGGCATCCACCAACGCCAGGCCGGCGCCAAAGAAGCCCCCAACCAGCAATTATGGAATGGGGCTGATCGTCGACGAGTTGGAGGGGGAAAAATTCGTCCAGCACCCCGGTGCCATCAACGGCTTCACGGCGGACATGGTCACGTTTCCGCGTCTGGGCCTGAGCCTCGCCGTTCTCAGCAATGGTCCCGTCGCGGACGAATTGGTTGACCAGATTCTCCCCGGCGTGTTGCGCGGGGCCATCCGCGCCGATGGAAAGTGA